AATATCAACGTCATCAAAACAAGCCTACTGATGCGATTTAATGCGATTATGCTCCTATTCGTGGGTAGAGCTAGAAGGCGAAGTGAGCCTGAAGACTTGGGCATCCTAACAAAAGGACTGCAGGATTGTTCATGGATTTGTCGGTATCTCAAATACAGCACTTGTCAGGACAGGAGATTTATCAACGTCTCTCTGACAATATTGAACAAGTGGTCAAAGGACAGTCTGCCGCCATTCGAAAACTACTAGCCGCCTTTGTCAGTGGCGGTCACGTGTTGCTCGAAGATTATCCCGGCACAGGCAAAACGACTTTAGCAAAGGCCCTCGCCCAGTCCGTCGATGTATCGTTCAAGCGCATTCAATTTACGCCGGATTTGCTGCCGTCTGATATTCTTGGCGTTTCAATTTTAGATCCGGTGGAGCGTTCTTTCCATTTTCATGAGGGGCCGATTTTTGCCAATATAGTGCTGGCAGACGAGATAAATCGCGCGTCACCCCGCACCCAGTCTGCCCTCTTAGAAGCAATGGCAGAATCTCAGGTCAGCATTGATGGCAATTTGAGAAAGCTGTGCGCCCCTTTCTTTGTGATTGCCACCCAGAATCCAGTGGACTCCCGAGGTACCTATCCTCTGCCCGAAGCGCAAATGGATCGCTTCGCTTTGCAGTTCAGCTTGGGCTATCTCTCGCCGGAAGCTGAAATCGAGATTTTATCGCAGCAAATTCAGGAGCACCCGATCGAGAAGCTCGCTCCCTGCCTGTCGTTAGAAAATATTTTGACCCTCAAACAGCAGGTGAAGCAGGTGAGAGTCAGTCCAGAACTGAAGCGCTACGTGGTAGATATCGTTAACGCAACCCGTCAGGTAGAGGACGTTCAGCTCGGTGCCAGCCCGCGAGGATCTATCGCCCTGATGAAAATTGCTCAAGCCCTAGCTCTCTTTGATGGTTATGAGTTTGTAACACCAGAACAGATTCAGGAAATCGCAGTCCCCGTGATCGCTCATCGATTGGTCATGGAACCTCAGGCTAAGTTTTCGGGGCAAACTGCCGAAGGTGTGGTGCAGGAAATTGTGCAAGCAGTTCCCGTTCCGGCTTAGGTGATGGATCGCTTTTTCTACCGGCTACTGCGGTTTAACTACACGGCGCGACAGTGGCTGACCCGGCGATTTAGCCGCGCGGGGCTAGGGGTGCTGATAGGTTTGATCGTCTGTGCAATTATCGGCATGGATACAAACCAGAGCCTGTCGTACCAGGTCTACACGCTGCTGATGGCTTTGCTGACGGTTGCGATTGTTGCGACGCTCTTCTCGCGCTATCGATTCAGCGCCACCCGCACGCTGCCGCGCTTCGGCACCATCGGCACACCGCTGAAGTATCGGCTTGTGCTACGCAACCGCACCCGGAAGCAGCAGCGGGGCTGGAAGCTCTTAGACTCTGTCGCTGATTCTTTCCCCAGCCTGAAGGAATACCAGCGGATTGCCCACCGCCGCGTAAACTGGCGCGTTCGACGCCGACAGTGGCTGATGCTTTTAACACAGCGTCAGCAAGCCATTGCTGCGGCTGTTGAGCTACCGCCCCTGCCAGCAAATCGGGATGTGGAGGTGATGGGCGAAGTGATGCCGCTGCGGCGCGGGCTACTGCGCTTCAAGGCGGTGACGGTTGCCTGCCCTGATCCGCTGGGGTTGTTCAATGCCTGCGTCACTCAAGCGCTTCCCCAGTCAGTTTTGATTTTGCCTAAACGCTATCAACTGCCTACCATTCAACTGCCGGGAGCACGTCGCTATCAGTCGGGGGGGTTGGCACTGGCCTCGTCTGTAGGGGATTCGGAGGAGTTTCGCGGACTGCGAGAATATCGTCCGGGTGATCCGCCTCGCAAGATTCACTGGAAAAGCTGGGCGAAGGTCGATAAACCGATTGTAAAAGAGGAGCAGGAAGAATATTTTGTTCGCCATGCCCTGATTCTCGATACCTTTCAGTCAGAAACCTATAGCGAACTTTTAGAGGAGGGGGTTGCGATCGCATCTTCTCTAGCCTGCGAAATTCAAACTCAGGAATCCCTTCTTGATCTGATGTTTGTGGGCCTCGAAGCCCACCGCTTTACCGTCGGTCGCGGTCTGGGACAAACTGAG
The Acaryochloris thomasi RCC1774 genome window above contains:
- a CDS encoding AAA family ATPase — translated: MDLSVSQIQHLSGQEIYQRLSDNIEQVVKGQSAAIRKLLAAFVSGGHVLLEDYPGTGKTTLAKALAQSVDVSFKRIQFTPDLLPSDILGVSILDPVERSFHFHEGPIFANIVLADEINRASPRTQSALLEAMAESQVSIDGNLRKLCAPFFVIATQNPVDSRGTYPLPEAQMDRFALQFSLGYLSPEAEIEILSQQIQEHPIEKLAPCLSLENILTLKQQVKQVRVSPELKRYVVDIVNATRQVEDVQLGASPRGSIALMKIAQALALFDGYEFVTPEQIQEIAVPVIAHRLVMEPQAKFSGQTAEGVVQEIVQAVPVPA
- a CDS encoding DUF58 domain-containing protein; protein product: MDRFFYRLLRFNYTARQWLTRRFSRAGLGVLIGLIVCAIIGMDTNQSLSYQVYTLLMALLTVAIVATLFSRYRFSATRTLPRFGTIGTPLKYRLVLRNRTRKQQRGWKLLDSVADSFPSLKEYQRIAHRRVNWRVRRRQWLMLLTQRQQAIAAAVELPPLPANRDVEVMGEVMPLRRGLLRFKAVTVACPDPLGLFNACVTQALPQSVLILPKRYQLPTIQLPGARRYQSGGLALASSVGDSEEFRGLREYRPGDPPRKIHWKSWAKVDKPIVKEEQEEYFVRHALILDTFQSETYSELLEEGVAIASSLACEIQTQESLLDLMFVGLEAHRFTVGRGLGQTERMLELLASVVPCQDQPFESMMPAIQSRLALLSGCICILLAWDEARQALVEQLQRCGIPTLILVITDQQGLPNTPDLERFQNSQSSLHVLKLGQIQQGLGQL